The sequence GTTGTGCCCGCCTTTCGGTTTTTGCGCAACAGCACCATGCGCCCTTTCAGGCGCGCAAAGGTCGTCTAACACTTTGAATTGCTGAATGGCGTTATCCTTAAATCGGTCACGATTTAAGGGACCATGCAGAAGACAAGGAGATCGGCAGCCTCTCCCCTTGCAAGCAGCGGCGCCAGCACCCACATCCGGAGAGAAAGGTGACGTTCATGCAAAGTATCCGCTCTGTTTTCTTCACGGCCGTTGCCATCGCCATCATGCTGGCCGCCTTCGTCCTCACCGCCTCGCTTGCCTTGGCGCTCGCCGGCATCGCCGCCGTCGTTGCCATCGGCAGCGCCATCGCGGCAAGGTTCAATGCGAAGCCGGTGCATGCGCGCGCTCGCCCGAATTCGGCCGAAGCCAAACGCGAGATACGGATCTGGAACGACGGGCGCGGTACGATCATCGATCTGTGATCGACCTCAGCACGGCCGCACACGCAGATTTTCCTTCATTTCGGCGCAAAACTGCTCTAAACGCTGTCCCAACATTTCCGCTGAAATCGAAGGCCAAAGTCATGGAAAAGTTCGTCAAGCTCACCGGCGTCGCTGCACCCCTGCCCGTCGTCAATATCGACACGGACATGATCATTCCGAAGGATTACCTGAAGACGATCAAGCGCACCGGCCTTGGCAAGGGGCTTTTCGCCGAAGCCCGCTACAACGAGGACGGCTCGCCGAACCCGGATTTCGTTCTCAACAAGCCGGCCTATCAGAACGCCAAGATTCTTGTCGCCGGCGACAATTTCGGCTGCGGCTCTTCGCGCGAACATGCGCCTTGGGCGCTCCTCGATTTCGGCATCCGCTGCGTCATTTCGACTTCGTTCGCCGACATCTTCTACAACAACTGTTTCAAGAACGGCATCCTGCCGATCGTGGTCAGCCAGGCTGACCTCGACAAGCTGATGGACGACGCCAACCGCGGTTCCAACGCCGTGCTGTCGATCGACCTCGAAGCGCAGGAAATCACCGGTCCGGACGGCGGTTCGATCACGTTCGAGATCGACGCCTTCAAGCGCCATTGCCTGCTGAACGGCCTCGACGACATCGGTCTGACGCTGGAGAAGGCAAGCGCCATCGACAGCTTCGAGAAGCAAAACGCCGCATCGCGCCCCTGGGCTTGAGCGCCGATGGCGCGTAAGCTCATCTCTTCTGGCTCCCCTTTCGAGAAGACGGCAGGCTATTCGCGTGCCGTCGTTCAGGGCGACTGGTGCTTTGTCTCCGGTACGACCGGCTATGATTACGCCACCATGGTTATGCCGGAAACGGTCGAGGAACAGGCACGCAACTGCCTGAAGACGATCGAAGGCGCCCTGAGGCAAGCGGGATTCTCGCTTTCAGACGTGGTGCGCAACCACTATTATGTCACCGATGCCGGCTTCGCCGATCGGGTCTTTCCGATCTTCGGCGAAGCCTTCGGAAACATCCGCCCGGCCGCGACGATGATCGTCTGCGATCTGATCCGCCCGGAAATGCTGATCGAAATCGAGGTCACGGCGTTTCGCGGCTAGATCACGATGATTTAGGTCGAATCGAAACCGGGGAGAAGGTCGCGGCAGCGGAATGAGGAGCCGCGCGGGGAACAAACATCGGCTGGTTGGTAAACGATAGCCAGCTAATGACCTGGCTGGCCTCTGATGGCGCCGCACGCCCGAGGCCGTGAATCCTTTTTCGTTGACCGCGCGGCATTGATCGCGCTATCAAACGATCCGTGGTGATTTGGCCGGCCGGCTTGCAGCCACGTTAAAGAAATCGCTAAAGGGCCGAGGAAAAACGGATTTCCGAGGACCGGTCGCGATCATCTCGCCGCCGGTTTTTTTTATTATCGAGTGGACCCCATGCCCATCAAGATACCCGATACACTGCCCGCCTTCGAGACCCTCGTGCATGAAGGCGTGCGGGTGATGACCGAGACCATGGCGATCCGCCAGGATATTCGTCCGCTTCAGATCGGGCTTCTCAATCTCATGCCGAACAAGGTCAAGACCGAGATCCAGATGGCCCGGCTGATCGGCGCCTCGCCGCTGCAGGTCGAATTGTCGCTGGTGCGCATCGGCGGGCACCGCGCTAAGAACACGCCCGAGGATCATCTCCTCGCCTTTTACCAGACCTGGGAAGAGGTGAAAGCCCGCAAGTTCGACGGCTTCATCATCACCGGTGCGCCGGTGGAGACGCTCGAATACGAGGACGTCACCTATTGGGACGAGCTGAAGCGCATCTTCGATTGGACGGCGAGGAACGTCCATTCGACGCTGAACGTCTGCTGGGGTGCGATGGCGGCGATTTACCATTTCCATGGCATTCCAAAATATCCGCTGAAGGAAAAGGCGTTCGGCGTCTACCGTCACCAGAACCTAAAACCCTCGTCGGTCTATCTGAACGGCTTTTCGGATGATTTTGCCGTCCCGGTCTCGCGCTGGACCGAGGTGCGCCGCGCCGATATCGAACATGTGCCGGATCTCGAAATCCTGATGGACTCGAAGGAGATGGGCGTCTGTCTCGTGCACGAAAGAAAGGGAAATCGCCTCTACATGTTCAATCATGTGGAGTACGATTCGACTTCGTTGTCGGACGAATATTTCCGGGATGTGGATGCGGGCGTGCCGATCAAGCTGCCGCACGATTACTTCCCTCATAACGACTCGAGCCTGCCGCCGCAGAACCGCTGGCGCAGCCACGC is a genomic window of Sinorhizobium numidicum containing:
- the leuD gene encoding 3-isopropylmalate dehydratase small subunit; protein product: MEKFVKLTGVAAPLPVVNIDTDMIIPKDYLKTIKRTGLGKGLFAEARYNEDGSPNPDFVLNKPAYQNAKILVAGDNFGCGSSREHAPWALLDFGIRCVISTSFADIFYNNCFKNGILPIVVSQADLDKLMDDANRGSNAVLSIDLEAQEITGPDGGSITFEIDAFKRHCLLNGLDDIGLTLEKASAIDSFEKQNAASRPWA
- a CDS encoding RidA family protein; translation: MARKLISSGSPFEKTAGYSRAVVQGDWCFVSGTTGYDYATMVMPETVEEQARNCLKTIEGALRQAGFSLSDVVRNHYYVTDAGFADRVFPIFGEAFGNIRPAATMIVCDLIRPEMLIEIEVTAFRG
- the metA gene encoding homoserine O-acetyltransferase MetA encodes the protein MPIKIPDTLPAFETLVHEGVRVMTETMAIRQDIRPLQIGLLNLMPNKVKTEIQMARLIGASPLQVELSLVRIGGHRAKNTPEDHLLAFYQTWEEVKARKFDGFIITGAPVETLEYEDVTYWDELKRIFDWTARNVHSTLNVCWGAMAAIYHFHGIPKYPLKEKAFGVYRHQNLKPSSVYLNGFSDDFAVPVSRWTEVRRADIEHVPDLEILMDSKEMGVCLVHERKGNRLYMFNHVEYDSTSLSDEYFRDVDAGVPIKLPHDYFPHNDSSLPPQNRWRSHAHLLFGNWINEMYQTTPYELEKIGTGDR